A window of Pirellulales bacterium genomic DNA:
TCGGCAACTACACGTACTCCACCATGCCCAACATGGGGGACAAGCCGGTGAACAACGTAAGCTGGTACGACGCCATTCGCTTTGCCAACTGGCTCAACAACGGCCAAGGCGCCGGCGACACGGAGACAGGCGCGTACACGCTCTTGGGCGGCACGCCCACGCCGAGCAATGGCAACAGCATCACCCGCAACACGGGCGCAATCTGGTTCCTGCCGAGCGAAGACGAATGGTACAAGGCGGCCTATCATCAGCCGGCGGCGCAAGGAGGGGACAGTGACAACTACTGGCTCTATCCGACGGCCAGCAATACGGCGCCCACGGTGGCCACGGCCGATAGCGTGGGGAACATCAGCAACCCGGGCGCGAACGTCGCCAACTACCGAAGTGGCGCCATTTGGAACGGTCCGGAGGCAAACGTGACGACAGTCGGCAGCGCTGGCCCCTTGAGCGACAGCTTCTACGGCACAGCGGACCAAGGGGGCAACCTTTGGGAATGGAATGAATCGCTCATCTATGGAACGAATCGGGGCCTGCGGGGTGGTGGTACTGTCGCCTTCGAGCACACCTTACAGTCCTCGACTAGGTTCT
This region includes:
- a CDS encoding formylglycine-generating enzyme family protein — protein: MTHNPTRPLFSMSAALALAVLLVMAFAAPASAVTIPTVPVGNAGNAADPLTGYGSVDYYYRIGTTEVTNAQYAEFLNAKAASDPLDLYDIFMGVSPTGGIVRSGDFGNYTYSTMPNMGDKPVNNVSWYDAIRFANWLNNGQGAGDTETGAYTLLGGTPTPSNGNSITRNTGAIWFLPSEDEWYKAAYHQPAAQGGDSDNYWLYPTASNTAPTVATADSVGNISNPGANVANYRSGAIWNGPEANVTTVGSAGPLSDSFYGTADQGGNLWEWNESLIYGTNRGLRGGGTVAFEHTLQSSTRFYLANITVSFTGFRVATVPEPGTAALAVIGCVFAWALRKRFT